A DNA window from Rhizobium jaguaris contains the following coding sequences:
- a CDS encoding TetR/AcrR family transcriptional regulator: protein MTNMRESSQKSSEEPQTRIPKRRRGHDRVAVLLEAAAKIFVQKGYDAATMTEIAAEARSSIGSLYQFFPTKPLLAEALHIDRLERLKAVLQDIAEKSGGLSAADSGEAIFDRLGAFIEQFPEFPVLAARRDVPKDRKLRSRAELKELISAILRRAEPPITDDVVLMSAIVLELLRIAVVAANEPEAAGDRRLVRELRLMLRKRLEEAAAKA, encoded by the coding sequence ATGACAAATATGAGGGAATCCTCGCAAAAATCAAGCGAGGAACCGCAAACGCGCATTCCAAAGCGCCGCCGCGGCCATGATCGCGTTGCCGTTCTTCTGGAAGCGGCCGCAAAAATCTTCGTTCAGAAGGGCTATGACGCTGCGACGATGACGGAGATCGCCGCCGAGGCGCGCTCGTCGATCGGCTCGCTCTATCAATTTTTTCCGACCAAGCCGCTGCTCGCCGAAGCGCTGCATATCGATCGGCTTGAGCGGCTGAAAGCGGTGCTTCAGGATATCGCCGAAAAGAGCGGCGGTCTTTCGGCTGCCGATAGTGGCGAGGCAATCTTCGACAGGCTCGGCGCTTTCATCGAGCAGTTTCCGGAATTTCCGGTGCTCGCCGCCCGCCGCGATGTGCCGAAGGATCGCAAACTGCGTTCGCGGGCGGAGCTGAAGGAGCTGATCTCCGCCATCCTGCGGCGAGCCGAGCCGCCGATCACGGACGATGTCGTCTTGATGTCGGCGATTGTTCTCGAACTGCTGCGCATCGCCGTCGTTGCCGCCAACGAGCCGGAAGCGGCCGGAGACCGTCGCCTTGTCCGCGAATTGCGCCTGATGCTGCGCAAGCGTCTTGAAGAAGCGGCGGCAAAGGCCTGA
- a CDS encoding extracellular solute-binding protein produces MALSRLKAGLVVSLFCLLALPAPSHADEPQFRIGTAILGDLKYQPGFKHFDYVNPDAPKGGELKLSSNGTFDTLNPILLKGNPVTGIGLVFDTLLKSADDEVASSYGLLAEGVSYPDDISKATFRLRAEAKWADGTPVTPEDVIFSFEKGKELNPFMTSYYAHVLRAEKTGDRDVTFTFDAKNNRELPFILGQLLPIVPKHWWEGTGPDGKPRDISRTTLEPVMGSGPYKIAAVSPGSTIRYELRDDYWAKNLPVNVGENNFGVISYAYYSDDDVEFEGFRGGNVDFWQDNMASRWVTGYDFPAAKDGRIKREDLPNPLRATGVMQALVPNMRRDQFKDQRVREALNYAFDFEEINRTVAYGVYRRDDSYFFGTKLASSGLPQGEELNILNEIKDKVPPEVFTTPYSNPVGGDPQKSRDNLRKAIALLKDAGYVIKGNQMVNAKTGQPFSIEILLGSPFVEKWVLPYVQNLKKIGIDARVRTVDSSQYINRVRSFDYDMIWSVWAQTLNPGNEQIDMWGSSSANRQGSRNYAGIADPGIDALITKVILAKDVAEKDASAKALDRVLLAHHYVVPLFYATSFHVAYWDKFEHPANLPEYSMGFPETWWSKNAGK; encoded by the coding sequence ATGGCATTGTCGCGTTTGAAAGCAGGCTTGGTTGTTTCTCTTTTCTGCCTGCTGGCTCTGCCGGCGCCGTCCCACGCCGACGAGCCGCAGTTTAGGATCGGCACGGCCATTCTCGGTGATTTGAAATACCAGCCTGGCTTCAAGCATTTCGACTATGTCAATCCGGACGCACCGAAGGGCGGGGAATTGAAGCTTTCGAGCAACGGTACGTTCGACACGCTCAATCCCATTCTGCTGAAAGGCAACCCCGTCACCGGTATAGGACTGGTTTTCGACACTTTGCTGAAATCGGCTGACGATGAGGTCGCCTCGTCCTATGGGTTGCTGGCGGAAGGCGTATCCTATCCGGACGACATATCGAAGGCGACGTTCCGGTTGCGGGCGGAGGCGAAATGGGCCGATGGAACGCCGGTGACCCCGGAAGATGTGATCTTCAGCTTCGAGAAGGGCAAAGAACTCAATCCGTTCATGACGAGCTACTACGCGCACGTGCTGCGGGCTGAAAAGACCGGCGACCGCGATGTAACCTTCACGTTCGACGCAAAGAATAACCGCGAACTGCCGTTCATCCTGGGGCAGCTTCTCCCCATTGTGCCGAAACATTGGTGGGAAGGCACCGGGCCGGACGGAAAGCCGCGTGATATTTCCCGCACGACACTGGAGCCGGTGATGGGCTCGGGCCCCTACAAGATCGCGGCCGTCTCCCCAGGCTCGACCATCCGCTATGAGCTGCGCGACGACTATTGGGCCAAGAACTTGCCCGTCAACGTTGGAGAGAATAATTTCGGTGTGATCTCCTACGCCTATTACAGCGACGACGATGTGGAGTTCGAAGGCTTTCGCGGCGGCAATGTCGATTTCTGGCAGGATAACATGGCCAGCCGTTGGGTAACGGGCTACGATTTCCCCGCTGCCAAGGATGGCCGCATCAAGCGCGAAGACTTGCCCAATCCGCTGCGCGCGACCGGCGTAATGCAGGCGCTGGTTCCGAATATGCGTCGCGATCAGTTCAAGGACCAGCGGGTACGCGAAGCGCTCAACTACGCCTTCGATTTCGAGGAGATCAACCGCACGGTCGCCTATGGTGTGTATCGGCGTGACGACAGCTATTTTTTCGGCACCAAGCTTGCGTCCTCCGGTCTGCCCCAAGGGGAAGAGCTGAATATTCTGAACGAGATCAAGGATAAGGTGCCGCCCGAGGTCTTTACGACCCCCTACAGCAATCCCGTCGGAGGCGATCCGCAGAAATCTCGCGACAATCTTCGCAAGGCGATCGCGCTTCTCAAGGATGCGGGTTATGTCATCAAGGGCAACCAGATGGTCAACGCGAAGACTGGACAGCCCTTTTCCATCGAGATCCTTCTCGGCAGCCCCTTCGTGGAAAAGTGGGTGCTGCCCTATGTGCAGAACCTGAAGAAGATTGGCATCGACGCTCGGGTGAGAACGGTCGATTCATCGCAATATATCAATCGTGTCCGTAGCTTCGACTATGACATGATTTGGAGCGTATGGGCACAGACACTCAATCCGGGCAACGAACAGATCGACATGTGGGGGTCGTCTTCCGCCAATCGCCAAGGCTCGCGCAACTATGCCGGCATAGCCGATCCCGGCATCGATGCGCTGATCACCAAGGTCATCCTTGCCAAGGACGTTGCCGAGAAGGATGCCTCGGCGAAGGCGCTCGACCGCGTTCTGCTCGCCCATCACTACGTCGTTCCGTTATTCTATGCCACCAGCTTCCACGTCGCCTATTGGGACAAGTTCGAACATCCCGCCAACCTGCCGGAATATTCGATGGGCTTTCCCGAGACATGGTGGTCG
- a CDS encoding glucokinase, with the protein MPKLTHSEAPLPFPILIGDIGGTNARFSILVDAYAEPKHFPNVHTADFETIDAAIQQGVLDKTAVQPRSAILAIAGPVRGDEIPLTNCDWVIRPKTMIANLGLEDVLIINDFEAQALAIAGVSEEHRETIGETSEGMIASRAVLGPGTGLGVAGLIHAQHAWIPVPGEGGHIDLGPRSERDFQIWPHLEPIEGRISAEQILCGRGLQNLYHAICKVDRIEPVLVQPADITTHALAGTNAQAEETVTLFVTYLGRVAGDIALIFMARGGVYLSGGISQKILPALQKPEFRAAFEDKAPHSALLKSIPTHVVTHPLAALAGLSAYARMPANFGLATDGRRWRR; encoded by the coding sequence ATGCCCAAGCTCACTCACAGCGAAGCCCCCTTGCCCTTTCCTATCCTGATCGGCGATATCGGGGGAACCAACGCACGCTTTTCCATCCTCGTCGATGCCTATGCCGAGCCGAAGCATTTCCCGAATGTGCATACCGCCGATTTCGAGACGATCGACGCGGCGATCCAACAGGGCGTCCTCGACAAGACGGCGGTACAGCCGCGTTCGGCGATCCTTGCCATTGCCGGGCCGGTCCGAGGTGATGAAATTCCACTAACCAACTGCGACTGGGTGATCCGCCCGAAGACGATGATCGCCAATCTCGGTCTCGAGGATGTGCTGATCATCAATGATTTCGAAGCCCAGGCGCTGGCGATTGCCGGCGTGTCCGAGGAGCATCGCGAGACCATCGGCGAAACGTCGGAAGGCATGATCGCTTCACGCGCCGTACTCGGGCCGGGCACCGGCCTCGGCGTCGCCGGCCTCATCCATGCTCAGCACGCCTGGATCCCCGTGCCGGGCGAAGGCGGACATATCGATCTCGGACCGCGTAGCGAGCGCGATTTTCAGATTTGGCCGCACCTGGAGCCCATCGAGGGCCGTATCTCCGCCGAGCAGATCCTCTGCGGCCGCGGCCTGCAGAACCTCTATCACGCCATCTGCAAGGTCGACCGCATCGAGCCAGTGCTGGTGCAACCGGCTGACATCACGACCCATGCGCTCGCGGGTACCAATGCTCAGGCCGAAGAAACCGTGACGCTGTTCGTCACCTATCTCGGTCGTGTCGCCGGCGACATCGCGCTGATCTTCATGGCGCGCGGCGGCGTCTATCTTTCCGGCGGCATCTCGCAAAAGATCCTGCCGGCGCTGCAGAAGCCGGAATTCCGCGCCGCCTTCGAAGACAAGGCACCGCATAGCGCACTATTGAAATCGATCCCGACGCATGTGGTCACCCATCCGCTTGCAGCACTGGCCGGCCTCTCGGCCTACGCCCGCATGCCGGCTAATTTCGGCCTGGCGACGGACGGCCGCCGCTGGCGGCGTTGA
- a CDS encoding hydrolase, whose translation MPLYDPQTTALISIDLQGLVLSRPLAPHSAQQIVENTAAIARKLKADGGTTVFVTVGFSADYADAVNQPVDETFSFPEGGLPPSALAAPAEIAALTPDVAIVKRQWSAFYGTELDLQLRRRGIKTLILTGVATNFGVESTVRDAYSANYAVIVAEDAVTTFSQEMQDFACTKVLPRLSRIRKTAGILAN comes from the coding sequence ATGCCTCTTTACGATCCCCAAACCACCGCACTCATCTCCATCGATCTGCAGGGCCTGGTTCTCAGCCGCCCGCTCGCACCCCACTCTGCGCAGCAGATCGTCGAGAATACGGCCGCCATCGCCAGGAAACTGAAAGCCGACGGCGGAACTACAGTCTTTGTGACAGTTGGATTTTCCGCAGACTATGCCGACGCTGTCAACCAGCCTGTGGACGAAACCTTCAGCTTTCCAGAAGGAGGTTTGCCGCCGTCAGCTCTCGCAGCACCCGCCGAAATCGCGGCGCTGACGCCTGACGTCGCCATCGTCAAGCGCCAATGGAGCGCTTTTTACGGCACAGAACTCGACCTGCAACTGCGCCGCCGCGGCATCAAAACATTGATCCTCACGGGTGTCGCCACCAATTTCGGCGTCGAATCGACCGTTCGCGACGCCTACTCGGCCAATTATGCGGTGATCGTCGCCGAGGATGCGGTGACGACCTTTTCGCAGGAAATGCAGGATTTTGCCTGCACGAAGGTGTTGCCGCGGCTGTCGCGCATCCGCAAGACGGCGGGAATTCTGGCTAACTGA
- the blaOXA gene encoding class D beta-lactamase — translation MDYRFVPLALLAATLSISTADAKILCTVVANAADGKVLLQQGDCATRVTPASTFKIALSLMGFDAGFLKDEHTPLLPYRKGYVDWRGAEWRQPTDPALWIKYSVVWFSQQVTHTLGTDRVHDYAVKFRYGNADFSGDAGKNNGLDRAWIGSSLKISPLEQTAFLGKLVTRQLPVSPQAFDMTERITEVATLSNGWDIHGKTGSARPGGAADKAYPYGWFVGWAAKSDRRLVFARLTQDEKKEQGVAGKRARDAFLKELPSLIIQLAH, via the coding sequence ATGGACTATCGCTTCGTTCCGCTGGCATTGCTGGCGGCCACGCTTTCAATCTCCACCGCCGATGCCAAGATCCTCTGCACGGTGGTGGCAAATGCTGCAGACGGTAAGGTATTGTTGCAGCAGGGCGATTGCGCAACCCGCGTCACGCCGGCGTCTACCTTCAAGATCGCGCTCAGCCTGATGGGCTTCGATGCCGGCTTCCTGAAGGACGAGCATACGCCGCTGCTGCCTTATCGCAAGGGTTACGTTGATTGGCGCGGTGCCGAATGGCGCCAGCCGACGGACCCAGCACTGTGGATCAAATATTCGGTGGTCTGGTTCTCGCAGCAGGTGACGCATACGCTCGGCACGGACCGGGTGCACGACTACGCGGTCAAGTTCCGGTACGGCAATGCCGACTTCTCAGGCGATGCTGGAAAGAATAATGGGCTCGACCGTGCCTGGATCGGCTCCTCCCTGAAGATTTCCCCACTCGAACAGACAGCCTTTCTCGGAAAGCTCGTCACCCGGCAGCTGCCGGTGAGTCCGCAGGCTTTCGACATGACGGAGCGGATCACTGAAGTTGCGACCCTGAGCAACGGCTGGGACATTCACGGCAAGACCGGCTCAGCGCGCCCCGGAGGAGCCGCCGATAAAGCCTATCCCTATGGATGGTTCGTCGGATGGGCTGCGAAGAGCGATCGCAGGCTTGTATTCGCGCGGCTCACCCAGGACGAAAAGAAGGAGCAAGGGGTAGCGGGCAAAAGGGCACGCGACGCCTTTTTGAAGGAGCTGCCTTCCCTTATAATACAATTGGCTCATTGA
- a CDS encoding methylglyoxal synthase: MAGGKCIALIAHDQKKDAMAEFARRNQDVLADWHIVATGTTGGRVLDVCPGLKVTRMKSGPLGGDQQIGAMIATGEIDLLVFFIDPLTPVPHDVDVKALTRLAVLYDIPMALNEATAERLIKTLNH, from the coding sequence ATGGCTGGCGGCAAATGCATCGCGCTGATCGCGCATGATCAGAAGAAGGATGCAATGGCGGAATTTGCACGCCGCAATCAGGATGTGCTTGCCGATTGGCACATCGTTGCCACGGGCACCACAGGCGGCCGTGTGCTCGATGTCTGCCCCGGCCTTAAGGTCACCCGCATGAAAAGCGGCCCGCTCGGCGGCGATCAGCAGATCGGCGCCATGATCGCTACTGGCGAGATCGATCTGCTCGTCTTCTTCATAGACCCGCTAACCCCTGTGCCGCATGATGTCGATGTGAAAGCATTGACGCGGCTGGCCGTTCTCTATGACATTCCGATGGCTCTCAATGAAGCCACCGCCGAACGACTGATCAAAACACTGAACCATTAA
- the mepA gene encoding penicillin-insensitive murein endopeptidase, which yields MIPLLVRTLDTLGKFALAATIGAGLISGDAAAQQAGPTPGSAKAIFGAVTLPTQGPPQSVGYYAKGCLSGAVALPTDGPTWQAMRLSRNRRWGRPEMIALLERLSRDAAKYDGWPGILVGDISQPRGGPMFNGHASHQVGLDADVWLTPMPARTLTAAERESLPFTTMLEKNKFLTVDDRVWTASRARLLMRAASYPEVERIFVNPAIKKKMCETWTGDRTNLGKLRPEYGHDSHFHIRIRCPAGSVGCKPQAPVAAGDGCDKPLAWWFTPEPWAKPKPGAKPPAKPREVMVSDLPKTCQAVLNAPPVASAAAATFGAKAAAATAATGALPVSSAGAGSTPPGSIPQQ from the coding sequence ATGATTCCGCTCCTGGTTCGGACCCTCGACACCCTCGGCAAATTTGCCCTCGCCGCCACGATCGGCGCGGGTCTTATCAGCGGCGACGCGGCAGCACAGCAGGCAGGTCCGACGCCCGGCAGCGCCAAAGCGATTTTCGGCGCCGTGACGCTGCCCACCCAGGGTCCTCCGCAATCGGTCGGGTATTACGCCAAGGGTTGCCTTTCCGGTGCCGTGGCGCTGCCGACCGATGGCCCGACCTGGCAAGCTATGCGCCTGTCGCGCAACCGTCGTTGGGGCCGACCGGAGATGATCGCGCTCCTCGAACGCCTATCGCGCGATGCTGCCAAATATGACGGCTGGCCTGGCATCCTGGTGGGTGACATCTCGCAGCCGCGCGGCGGACCGATGTTCAACGGTCATGCCTCGCATCAGGTCGGCCTCGACGCGGATGTCTGGCTGACGCCGATGCCGGCGCGGACGCTGACCGCGGCCGAGCGCGAAAGCCTGCCCTTCACCACTATGCTTGAAAAGAACAAGTTCCTGACGGTCGACGACAGGGTGTGGACGGCGTCGCGCGCCCGCCTGCTGATGCGCGCCGCCAGCTATCCCGAAGTCGAACGCATCTTCGTCAATCCGGCGATCAAGAAGAAAATGTGCGAGACATGGACCGGCGACCGCACCAATCTCGGCAAGCTGCGCCCGGAATATGGCCATGACTCGCATTTCCATATCCGCATCCGCTGCCCCGCGGGTTCGGTTGGCTGCAAGCCGCAGGCGCCGGTTGCCGCCGGCGACGGTTGCGACAAGCCACTCGCCTGGTGGTTTACGCCCGAGCCATGGGCCAAGCCGAAGCCCGGTGCAAAGCCGCCGGCAAAGCCGCGCGAAGTGATGGTTTCCGATCTGCCGAAGACCTGCCAGGCCGTGCTCAACGCACCCCCTGTCGCCTCGGCCGCTGCGGCCACCTTCGGCGCCAAGGCTGCCGCAGCTACGGCCGCGACCGGCGCGCTGCCGGTTTCCAGCGCCGGCGCGGGCAGCACTCCGCCCGGCAGCATCCCGCAACAGTGA